The following proteins come from a genomic window of Deltaproteobacteria bacterium:
- a CDS encoding peptidylprolyl isomerase has translation MFSAQVFAQAANVEVTVQNVAAVSFDYALTDDAGNVVDSSKGKAPLTYTHGNRQIVPGLEAALTGMKVGEEKKVTVKPENGYGPVNPQGFQEVAKDKLPPNALKVGTILTAQGPQGQAMPVRVHEIKENTVIMDFNHPLAGKTLNFEIKITDIKPALK, from the coding sequence ATGTTTTCCGCGCAAGTGTTCGCGCAAGCGGCCAACGTTGAAGTGACCGTGCAGAACGTCGCCGCGGTGTCCTTCGATTACGCGTTGACCGATGACGCCGGCAATGTCGTCGATAGCAGCAAGGGCAAGGCGCCGCTGACCTACACTCATGGCAACCGGCAGATCGTTCCGGGTTTGGAAGCCGCGCTAACCGGCATGAAAGTCGGCGAGGAGAAAAAGGTCACGGTCAAACCTGAAAATGGTTATGGGCCGGTCAATCCTCAAGGGTTTCAAGAAGTGGCTAAAGACAAGCTGCCGCCCAACGCCCTCAAGGTTGGTACGATATTGACTGCCCAAGGGCCCCAGGGGCAAGCGATGCCGGTGCGTGTGCATGAGATCAAAGAGAATACGGTGATCATGGACTTCAATCATCCACTGGCGGGAAAAACTCTCAACTTCGAGATCAAGATCACCGACATCAAACCGGCGCTGAAATAA